One window of Drosophila busckii strain San Diego stock center, stock number 13000-0081.31 chromosome 3L, ASM1175060v1, whole genome shotgun sequence genomic DNA carries:
- the LOC108598865 gene encoding isovaleryl-CoA dehydrogenase, mitochondrial, whose product MALRLLAKSCNNLVQQSQRTATTTWTRTLAHYPVNDVMFGLDEEGQKLRETAFNFFQKELAPHAKEIDKLDNFKDLREFWRKMGNLGFLGITAEPDFGGTGGTYLDHCIIMEEISRAAGGVALSYGAHSNLCINQLTKNGTTAQKEKYLPKLCSGEHMGGLAMSEPGAGSDVVSMKLRAERKGDHYVLNGTKFWITNGSDADTLIVYAKTADSKTPAKHGITAFIVETSWEGFSVAQKLDKLGMRGSSTCELVFQDVKVPVENVLGEVNKGVYVLMSGLDFERLVLAAGPVGLMQAACDVSFDYAHQRKQMNKLIGEFQLIQGKMADMYTTLSACRSYLYTVARSCDNGVRSSKDCAGVILYCAEKATQVALDAIQILGGNGYINENSTGRILRDAKLYEIGAGTSEIRRWLIGRQLNQEYK is encoded by the exons ATGGCACTCCGTCTGTTAGCCAAATCCTGCAATAATTTAGTGCAGCAAAGTCAACGCACTGCTACAACAACATGGACGCGCACACTGGCGCATTATCCCGTCAACGACGTTATGTTTGGACTAGATGAAGAAGGCCAGAAGTTAAGagaaactgcatttaatttctttcaaAAGGAATTGGCCCCACATGCAAAGGAAATAGACAAGCTAGATAACTTCAA GGATCTGCGTGAGTTTTGGCGTAAAATGGGTAATCTGGGCTTTCTAGGCATTACAGCGGAGCCTGATTTTGGTGGTACTGGCGGTACATACTTAGATCACTGCATCATTATGGAAGAAATATCACG tgctgctggtggcgtaGCTTTATCTTATGGCGCCCACTCCAATCTGTGCATCAATCAACTGACCAAGAACGGAACTACAGCGCAGAAGGAAAAGTATTTGCCTAAGCTATGCAGTGGCGAGCATATGGGCGGCTTGGCCATGTCTGAGCCTGGTGCTGGCTCTGATGTTGTCTCCATGAAGCTGCGTGCGGAGCGTAAAGGCGATCACTATGTGCTCAATGGAACAAAATTCTGGATTACCAATGGATCCGACGCGGATACCCTTATTGTCTATGCCAAGACTGCTGACAGTAAAACTCCAGCTAAGCACGGCATTACAGCTTTTATTGTGGAAACAAGCTGGGAAGGCTTTAGCGTTGCTCAGAAGTTGGACAAGTTGGGCATGCGTGGTAGCAGCACCTGTGAGTTGGTTTTCCAGGATGTCAAGGTACCCGTGGAGAATGTGTTGGGCGAGGTTAACAAAGGTGTATATGTGCTAATGTCGGGGCTAGACTTTGAGCGTCTAGTGTTGGCTGCTGGACCAGTGGGTCTCATGCAGGCGGCCTGTGATGTGTCCTTTGATTATGCGCATCAACGCAAGCAGATGAACAAGCTGATTGGCGAGTTTCAACTTATACAAGGCAAGATGGCAGACATGTACACTACGCTGAGTGCATGCAGGAGTTACCTCTACACTGTGGCCAGATCCTGTGATAATGGTGTGCGGAGCAGCAAGGACTGTGCTGgtgttattttatattgcgCGGAGAAGGCAACTCAGGTGGCCTTGGATGCCATACAAATCCTTGGTGGTAATGGCTATATCAATGAGAATTCAACAGGTCGAATTTTGCGTGACGCCAAACTGTATGAGATTGGTGCTGGCACTTCGGAAATCCGTCGCTGGCTTATTGGACGTCAACTAAATCAGGAGTATAAGTAA